One genomic segment of Mycolicibacterium gilvum includes these proteins:
- the istB gene encoding IS21-like element helper ATPase IstB: MSILDPALRNALRTLKLTGMLDTLDARLAQTRDGTLGHLDFLQVLCEDEIARRESAALTRRIRRARFEEQSTFESFDFTANTKLPAAMLRDLAALRWLDAAESVILYGPVGVGKTHMAQALGHAVARRGGDVRFAKTSRVLSDLAGGHADRSWGQRIREYTKPLVLILDDFAMREHTAMHADDLYELISDRAVNGRPLILTSNRSPKDWYNLFPNPVVAESLLDRLINTSHQILMDGPSYRPRKRPGASAPVDNAKPTR; this comes from the coding sequence ATGAGCATCCTCGACCCCGCACTACGCAATGCGCTGCGCACCCTCAAACTCACCGGCATGCTCGACACCCTGGATGCCCGGCTGGCGCAGACCCGCGACGGCACCCTCGGGCACCTCGACTTCCTCCAGGTGCTCTGCGAAGACGAGATCGCCCGCAGAGAATCCGCCGCCCTCACCCGGCGCATCCGCCGAGCCCGCTTCGAGGAACAATCGACATTCGAATCCTTCGACTTCACCGCCAACACCAAGCTGCCCGCGGCGATGCTGCGCGACCTGGCCGCACTGCGGTGGCTCGACGCCGCCGAATCAGTGATCCTCTACGGACCCGTCGGAGTCGGGAAAACCCATATGGCACAAGCGCTTGGGCACGCAGTGGCCCGCCGCGGCGGCGACGTCCGATTCGCCAAGACCTCCCGGGTACTCTCCGACCTCGCCGGCGGTCACGCCGATCGCAGCTGGGGTCAACGCATCCGCGAATACACCAAACCGCTCGTGCTGATCCTCGACGACTTCGCCATGCGCGAACACACCGCGATGCACGCCGACGACCTCTACGAGTTGATCTCCGATCGCGCCGTCAACGGCCGCCCCCTCATCCTGACCTCCAACCGATCACCGAAGGACTGGTACAACCTGTTCCCCAACCCCGTCGTCGCCGAGTCGCTGCTCGACCGCCTGATCAACACCAGCCACCAGATCCTGATGGACGGACCCAGCTACCGACCCCGAAAAAGACCCGGCGCTAGCGCGCCGGTAGACAACGCCAAGCCCACCCGGTAG
- the istA gene encoding IS21 family transposase, whose product MFDLIELLTHWHAGRSQRQLSESLGIDRKTIAKYLAPAIAESLTPGGEPVTEPEWAAHIGRWFPEVADPGLRATTWPGIEVHRDRIRDWLKAEVSAATVAQRLRDDYGVAASESSVRRWISANLSEEATREKVTVARGSVPAGSEAQIDYGRLGMWFDPVSGRRVTVWAFVMVLAHSRHLFVQPVLKMHQSSWCASHVAAFEFFGGVPARLVPDNLKTGVTRPDLYDPKINKAYAELGAHYGCLIDPARANKPKDKPRVERPMQYIRDSFWRGREFTSLEQMQAAALVWCREVAGARNSRALDGEQPGFVFSTVEQHALLPLPHSDFQLAVWSTGKVAADCHVKVGKALYSVPWRLMGQQVHARTCGDLVQIVHDGDVVATHVTHHRGRATDFEHYPPEKIAFTMRNPTWCRRVAAEVGPACTQVIAEFMEVNAIHRLRSAQGVLALLKTVGHDRLEAACARAITVGDPSYRTVKGILAAGTELDGIIESAAPQAAAHLRGPQAFDTTTGEIA is encoded by the coding sequence GTGTTCGACCTGATCGAGTTGTTGACCCATTGGCATGCGGGTCGGTCTCAGCGCCAGCTGTCGGAGAGTTTGGGCATCGACCGCAAGACGATCGCGAAGTATTTGGCGCCGGCGATCGCCGAGTCGCTGACCCCGGGCGGGGAGCCGGTCACCGAGCCCGAGTGGGCGGCGCACATTGGTCGGTGGTTTCCCGAGGTCGCCGACCCCGGTCTGCGGGCCACGACCTGGCCGGGCATCGAAGTGCACCGCGACCGGATCCGTGACTGGCTCAAGGCCGAGGTCAGTGCGGCGACCGTGGCGCAGCGGCTGCGTGACGACTATGGCGTTGCCGCGTCGGAATCCTCAGTGCGCAGGTGGATCTCGGCGAACCTCTCCGAAGAGGCGACGCGGGAGAAGGTGACCGTGGCCCGCGGATCGGTGCCAGCGGGCAGCGAGGCCCAGATCGACTACGGCCGCCTCGGGATGTGGTTCGACCCAGTCAGTGGTCGACGCGTGACGGTGTGGGCGTTCGTGATGGTGCTGGCCCATTCGCGGCATCTGTTCGTCCAACCGGTCCTGAAGATGCATCAATCCTCCTGGTGCGCTTCGCATGTGGCAGCGTTCGAGTTCTTCGGTGGCGTCCCGGCCCGGCTGGTCCCGGACAACCTGAAGACCGGTGTCACTCGACCGGATCTCTATGACCCGAAGATCAACAAGGCCTACGCCGAACTGGGTGCCCACTACGGTTGCCTGATCGACCCGGCGCGGGCGAACAAGCCGAAGGACAAACCACGCGTCGAGCGCCCGATGCAATACATTCGGGACTCGTTCTGGCGGGGCCGCGAGTTCACCTCGCTGGAGCAGATGCAGGCCGCCGCGCTGGTCTGGTGCCGTGAGGTAGCCGGGGCGCGAAACTCTCGGGCACTCGACGGTGAGCAACCAGGGTTCGTGTTCTCCACCGTTGAACAGCATGCCCTGTTGCCGTTGCCGCACAGTGATTTCCAACTTGCGGTGTGGTCGACGGGCAAGGTCGCCGCCGACTGCCACGTGAAAGTCGGCAAGGCGCTCTACTCGGTGCCGTGGCGGCTGATGGGCCAACAGGTCCACGCCCGCACGTGCGGCGACCTGGTGCAGATCGTGCACGACGGCGACGTCGTGGCCACCCACGTCACCCATCACCGTGGGCGGGCCACCGACTTCGAGCACTACCCGCCGGAGAAGATCGCCTTCACGATGCGCAACCCGACCTGGTGTCGCCGAGTAGCCGCCGAGGTCGGACCGGCCTGTACCCAGGTGATCGCCGAATTCATGGAAGTCAACGCCATCCACCGACTGCGCAGCGCTCAAGGCGTCCTCGCCTTGCTCAAGACCGTCGGCCACGACCGCCTGGAAGCCGCCTGCGCGCGGGCGATCACCGTCGGCGACCCGAGCTACCGCACGGTCAAGGGCATCCTGGCCGCCGGCACCGAACTCGACGGCATCATCGAATCCGCCGCCCCGCAAGCCGCGGCGCATCTGCGCGGGCCGCAAGCCTTCGACACCACCACCGGCGAGATCGCGTGA